The Mucilaginibacter gracilis genomic interval CCTTAGGTATAACAGCCATTGAAATTATGCCCGTAGCCCAATTTGCAGGCGGGCGAAACTGGGGTTACGATGGCGTATTTCCGTTTGCAGTGCAAAACACATACGGCGGTGCCGATGGCTTAAACCGGCTGGTTAATGCATGCCATGAAAAAGGGTTAGCCGTTGTGCTTGATGTGGTTTACAACCATATTGGCCCCGAGGGAAACTACTTTGCAAATTTTGCGCCCTACTTTACCTCAAAATACCAAACTCCCTGGGGCGATGCCATTAATTTTGATGATGCCGGTTGCGATGGTGTTAGGGAGTACTTTATTGAAAATGCCTTAATGTGGTTTAGAGATTTCCATATTGATGCTTTGCGTATGGACGCCGTACATGCCATTAAAGACCTTAGTGCCAAACACATTTTACAGGAAATAACCGAACGTGTTGATATTTTACAACAACAAACAGGCCGAAACTATTACCTGATAGTTGAATGCGACCTGAACGATACCCGCTACATTAACCCATTAAAACATGGCGGCTACGGCATAAACGCCCAATGGACGGACGAATTTCACCATGCTTTAAGGGTAAGTGCCGGGCAGCAGCAAAACGGCTACTATTCGGATTTTAATGGCCTTGCCGATTTGGCTAAGGCTTACATGGACGGTTATGTTTATACCGGGCAGTACTCGGCGCACCGTGAAAAAAAGTTTGGCTCGCAAATAGTTAACAACCCGGGCCAGCAATTTGTAGTATTCTCACAAAACCACGATCAGGTTGGTAACCGTATGCTGGGCGAACGCAGCAACCAGCTCTACAGCCTTCAAATGCAAAAATTACTGGCTGCCGCCGTTATGGTTAGCCCATACCTGCCCATGCTGTTTATGGGCGAAGAAATGGGCGAAACTAACCCTTTCCTGTACTTCACCAGCCATCAAGACCCTGAACTGGCCGAGGCAGTACGGAAAGGCCGCAAAGCCGAGTTTAAGGCTTTCCATGCCGAGGGCGAAGCTCCCGACCCACAATCGGTTAATACTTTTCAAAACTCCAAAATACAATGGCAGTTGCTGCAAAACCCAGAGCGGCAAACCATGTTTGAATATTATAAAGCCTTAATAGCATTGCGCAAACAATTACCGGCCCTAAAAACGCTAAACCGTAAAAATGTAAAGGTTGAAGTTGATACCAACAAACAAACCCTCACCTTATACAGATGGCACCAGGACCAGGTGGTGGTTTGCCTGATGAATTTTTCTAAACAAGAAAAACCGGTAAACCTCCGTTCCGAAATTAAGCAATGGGATAAGGTTTTTGATTCTGCCGAGCCTAAATGGAACGGACTGTTAGCATCTCCCCAAAAAATCAACTCTGGTGTTGGTTTAAAATTACAACCCCAATCGGTTATCATTTACACTAAAGCCCATGTATAATCCGGTATCAACCTACAGAATACAGTTTCACAAAAATTTCACCTTTAGTGATTTTGAAGCTATTATACCTTACTTGCACCAGTTGGGTATTAGTACAGTTTACGCTTCGCCCATATTTGCGGCTACGCCGGGCAGCATGCATGGCTACGACGTGGTTAACCCACTACAAATTAACCCCGAAATTGGCACGCTGCAACAATTAAGAAACATACACAGCAAGTTAAAGCAATTGGGCATGGGCTGGTTACAGGATATTGTGCCCAACCACATGGCCTACCATCAAAACAACTTATGGTTGATGGATGTGTTGGAGAAGGGCCAAAAATCCGTGTACTCAACCTATTTTGATATGCTATGGGATAATCCGGCTTATGAT includes:
- the treZ gene encoding malto-oligosyltrehalose trehalohydrolase codes for the protein MREIGINFGNKTALVQLWAPQAKKVELLVTDAGHRLALKKGHLGHWSLQTDEIKPGDKYQFVLDDDKKLPDPASLAQPDGVHGPSQAVDLNALTWTDKQWTNPPLADYIFYELHTGTFTPEGTFDAIIPKLDHLVALGITAIEIMPVAQFAGGRNWGYDGVFPFAVQNTYGGADGLNRLVNACHEKGLAVVLDVVYNHIGPEGNYFANFAPYFTSKYQTPWGDAINFDDAGCDGVREYFIENALMWFRDFHIDALRMDAVHAIKDLSAKHILQEITERVDILQQQTGRNYYLIVECDLNDTRYINPLKHGGYGINAQWTDEFHHALRVSAGQQQNGYYSDFNGLADLAKAYMDGYVYTGQYSAHREKKFGSQIVNNPGQQFVVFSQNHDQVGNRMLGERSNQLYSLQMQKLLAAAVMVSPYLPMLFMGEEMGETNPFLYFTSHQDPELAEAVRKGRKAEFKAFHAEGEAPDPQSVNTFQNSKIQWQLLQNPERQTMFEYYKALIALRKQLPALKTLNRKNVKVEVDTNKQTLTLYRWHQDQVVVCLMNFSKQEKPVNLRSEIKQWDKVFDSAEPKWNGLLASPQKINSGVGLKLQPQSVIIYTKAHV